The following are encoded together in the Bradyrhizobium algeriense genome:
- a CDS encoding aldo/keto reductase, whose translation MHKVKIPASAAEVCRIGLGGGGLIGGASLRESIAVFEAAYEAGIRYVDVAPLYGLAENVVGDLVHSHRDDFILATKVGIARPKLPGLFSLVRKTLRPVALRLPAVKQFALRQAQALATTGLFRPDQVRSSLEDSLRRLKTEWVDVLLLHEPTTGDMTPELLGELDRFVSSGMVRLLGTGTQESAEHSIRYGDVWQHRYAPGDALPANNLELRVVHGVLRYGLPLLQTAIATRSATASALSSRYGYDFFDSEAHPAILATLALAADPRSVLLVSSRHAARIGRCVAQINWSIACGDTPDYVDNVVAFLSSESAAGA comes from the coding sequence ATGCATAAGGTCAAGATACCCGCTTCGGCTGCTGAAGTTTGCCGGATAGGATTGGGCGGCGGAGGATTGATCGGCGGCGCAAGCCTACGGGAGAGCATCGCCGTGTTCGAAGCAGCTTACGAAGCGGGAATTAGATACGTCGATGTCGCGCCGCTTTACGGGCTCGCCGAAAATGTCGTTGGCGATCTTGTTCACTCGCATCGTGACGACTTCATACTGGCCACGAAGGTCGGAATTGCCCGGCCCAAGCTCCCCGGTCTGTTTTCATTGGTGCGCAAGACCTTGCGCCCCGTCGCGCTGCGGCTCCCGGCGGTCAAGCAGTTCGCCTTGCGCCAGGCACAGGCTCTTGCAACGACCGGGCTGTTCCGTCCCGACCAAGTCCGCTCCTCCCTCGAGGACAGCCTGCGAAGGCTGAAGACCGAATGGGTCGACGTCCTGCTGTTACACGAGCCTACGACCGGCGATATGACGCCTGAACTGCTCGGAGAGTTAGATCGATTTGTATCCTCGGGAATGGTTCGTCTGTTAGGTACCGGGACGCAGGAATCTGCCGAACACTCGATTCGCTACGGGGATGTCTGGCAGCATCGCTACGCGCCAGGTGATGCCCTGCCTGCCAATAACTTGGAATTGCGTGTGGTTCATGGCGTGCTGCGTTATGGTCTCCCGCTGTTGCAAACTGCGATTGCCACCAGGTCCGCAACGGCAAGTGCTCTATCCAGCCGTTATGGATACGACTTCTTTGATTCCGAGGCCCACCCGGCCATCTTGGCAACGCTGGCACTGGCCGCGGATCCGCGTTCGGTACTTCTCGTTTCATCCCGTCACGCGGCGCGGATCGGGCGTTGCGTCGCTCAGATCAATTGGTCGATTGCGTGCGGCGACACTCCAGACTATGTCGACAACGTCGTTGCATTCCTGAGCAGCGAAAGTGCCGCAGGGGCCTAA